Proteins encoded by one window of Mycoplasma capricolum subsp. capricolum ATCC 27343:
- the ytpR gene encoding YtpR family tRNA-binding protein, with the protein MNNIKFGIFYSKQFNSLLVSFYNKKVTSTQQINNITILKNNDQIIGVNIFNVDQNLDLKSGFCSEDPKVVNYVIQTLKDIISINQEQQFLIGRIIDCEPIEGTHLNICQVDIKNEILQIICGASNVRKKMISVVATLNSWLPNGTQIVQSKIRGVDSFGMLCSYKELNIENDQQGIIDLGSEYNNKIGESFWKEYYAKQDQV; encoded by the coding sequence GTGAATAACATAAAATTTGGAATTTTTTATAGTAAACAGTTCAATAGTTTGTTGGTAAGTTTTTATAATAAAAAAGTTACATCAACTCAACAAATAAATAATATAACAATATTGAAAAATAATGATCAAATAATCGGTGTAAATATTTTTAATGTTGATCAAAATTTAGATTTGAAATCAGGATTTTGTTCTGAAGATCCAAAAGTAGTAAATTATGTTATTCAAACTTTAAAAGACATTATTTCAATTAATCAAGAACAACAATTTTTAATAGGAAGAATTATTGATTGCGAACCTATTGAAGGAACTCACTTAAACATTTGTCAAGTAGATATTAAAAATGAAATTTTACAAATAATTTGTGGTGCAAGCAATGTTAGAAAAAAAATGATTTCTGTTGTAGCAACATTAAATAGTTGATTACCAAATGGAACTCAAATTGTACAAAGTAAAATTAGAGGTGTTGATTCATTTGGAATGTTGTGTAGCTATAAAGAGTTAAACATTGAAAACGACCAACAAGGAATTATTGATTTAGGTAGTGAATATAATAATAAAATTGGTGAAAGTTTTTGAAAGGAATATTATGCAAAACAAGATCAAGTTTAA
- a CDS encoding DegV family protein, whose amino-acid sequence MVNIKIAVLTDSSFDGKVSDYQDLYVIPLMIVTQDNQTYYDDENLSKDKFYNLLNTQVLKTSQTTPGDMLKMWDELLTKYDQVVFLPISKGLSGQYNTFKMLQQTEEKYENKVFVCDTSAVSVVMQEVVNKVFMWIKENKTGQEISELVEKLADDFLTYIIPKNLDTLKQGGRISPAAAALAKILKITPILKYDGSIDKQSTARTFKKALKESLNLLKEQIQGLKTIDISYSRTDEKTLEMIKTIIKEEQLEIRLESELTNVIASHTGTDTIALVAWKK is encoded by the coding sequence GTGGTTAATATAAAAATAGCAGTTCTTACTGATTCATCTTTTGATGGAAAAGTTAGTGATTATCAAGACCTTTATGTGATTCCTTTAATGATCGTAACTCAAGATAATCAAACATATTATGATGATGAAAATTTATCAAAAGATAAGTTTTATAATCTCTTAAACACACAGGTTTTAAAAACTAGCCAAACAACTCCTGGAGATATGTTAAAAATGTGAGATGAACTATTAACTAAATATGATCAAGTCGTTTTTTTACCAATTTCAAAAGGATTAAGTGGACAATACAACACTTTTAAAATGTTACAACAAACTGAAGAAAAATATGAAAATAAAGTTTTTGTATGTGATACTAGCGCAGTTAGTGTTGTTATGCAAGAAGTTGTTAACAAAGTATTTATGTGAATAAAAGAAAATAAAACTGGACAAGAAATTTCAGAATTAGTTGAAAAATTAGCGGATGATTTTTTAACATATATTATCCCAAAAAACTTAGATACTTTAAAACAGGGTGGAAGAATTTCTCCAGCCGCAGCAGCTTTAGCTAAGATTTTAAAAATAACTCCAATTTTAAAATATGATGGAAGTATTGATAAACAATCAACAGCTAGAACTTTTAAAAAAGCTTTAAAAGAATCTTTAAATTTATTAAAAGAACAAATTCAAGGTTTAAAAACCATAGATATTTCATATTCTAGAACTGATGAAAAAACTTTAGAAATGATTAAAACTATTATTAAAGAAGAACAATTAGAAATAAGACTAGAATCAGAACTAACAAATGTAATAGCATCACATACTGGAACTGATACTATTGCGTTAGTAGCTTGAAAAAAATAG
- a CDS encoding DegV family protein, with protein sequence MKFGILVDSAAIYDPIEFKGTIIDVIPLHIVFPNNDEYLDINSIVNQEKILEKVSEGINIKTSQASPGELEQKYDELLEKYDHIIHIPITNNLSSMLQTATLVSQDEKYKNKVTVYQNNDLAAQAIAYTALSLAKAIKSNKVKTVEQAIKFIDNFKEKVLIAIIPGDLKKLSSGGRAKGVITTVLNLLKTKLLIVWAKEPKKEAIGRTYNSLIEKLIKNLSNKFKKNKYKLYFLSTPLTSSKTVEIVKQILSDEKVKFIHGYVPNIYTIHAGIETIGFVAIEE encoded by the coding sequence ATGAAATTTGGTATATTAGTTGATAGTGCTGCTATTTATGATCCCATTGAATTTAAAGGTACAATTATTGATGTAATCCCACTTCATATTGTTTTTCCAAATAATGATGAATATTTAGACATCAATAGCATTGTAAATCAAGAAAAAATTTTAGAAAAAGTTTCAGAAGGAATTAATATAAAAACTAGTCAGGCAAGTCCTGGTGAATTAGAACAAAAATATGATGAATTATTAGAAAAATATGATCATATTATTCATATCCCAATTACTAATAACTTATCTTCTATGTTACAAACAGCTACTTTAGTTAGTCAAGATGAAAAATACAAAAATAAAGTAACAGTTTATCAAAACAATGATTTAGCCGCTCAAGCTATTGCTTATACTGCTTTAAGTCTTGCAAAAGCTATTAAAAGTAATAAAGTTAAAACTGTAGAACAAGCTATTAAATTTATAGATAACTTTAAAGAAAAAGTTTTAATAGCTATAATTCCAGGAGATCTAAAAAAATTATCAAGTGGTGGTAGAGCTAAAGGAGTTATTACAACTGTTTTAAATCTTTTAAAAACTAAATTACTAATCGTTTGAGCAAAAGAACCTAAAAAAGAAGCCATTGGAAGAACTTACAATAGTCTTATTGAAAAATTGATTAAAAATCTTTCTAACAAGTTTAAAAAAAATAAATATAAATTATATTTTTTATCAACTCCACTAACATCAAGCAAAACTGTTGAAATTGTTAAGCAAATTCTTAGTGATGAAAAAGTAAAATTTATTCATGGATATGTGCCAAATATTTACACTATTCATGCAGGAATTGAAACTATAGGTTTTGTTGCAATTGAAGAATAA
- a CDS encoding Fur family transcriptional regulator: protein MIVLSKTQQQKYNQIVEKLKFKKIRLTDIRNIVIKMLIISDHLTIQEIINNLESEINNINVMSVYNTIDLLLKEHIVFANTFNGKDISYEIAADKSVHLKCDECLKVIHLDDKNIKNYHFLELLDLCEKYNIKLTHFKIEGHGYCLKCSNKEINK, encoded by the coding sequence ATGATTGTTTTATCTAAAACTCAACAACAGAAATACAATCAAATAGTTGAAAAGTTAAAATTTAAAAAAATTAGATTAACTGATATAAGAAATATTGTAATTAAAATGTTAATTATTTCTGATCATTTAACTATTCAAGAAATTATTAATAATTTAGAATCTGAAATTAACAATATTAATGTAATGAGTGTTTATAATACCATTGATTTATTATTAAAAGAACATATCGTTTTTGCTAATACTTTTAATGGAAAAGATATTTCTTATGAAATAGCAGCTGATAAATCTGTTCATTTAAAGTGTGATGAATGTTTAAAAGTAATTCACTTAGATGATAAGAACATAAAAAATTATCACTTTTTAGAATTATTAGATTTATGTGAAAAATATAATATTAAATTAACTCATTTCAAAATCGAAGGTCATGGGTATTGTTTAAAGTGTTCAAATAAAGAAATAAATAAGTAG
- a CDS encoding acyl carrier protein has product MTIYNQIIKELKSRGAKGNLTKDSEFKSLGLDSLDLMDMVVTLEEKLDIRISDDQLLSLRTIDDLLKVIEELK; this is encoded by the coding sequence ATGACTATTTATAATCAAATTATTAAAGAGTTAAAAAGCAGAGGCGCTAAAGGTAATCTTACTAAAGATAGTGAATTTAAATCTCTAGGCTTAGATTCTTTAGATTTAATGGATATGGTAGTTACATTAGAAGAAAAACTAGATATTAGAATTAGTGATGATCAACTACTAAGTTTGCGTACTATTGATGATTTGTTAAAAGTAATAGAGGAATTAAAATAA
- the arcC gene encoding carbamate kinase, producing MSKIVIAIGGNALGNSPSEQLEIVKKTAKSLVDFIQQGNDIVIVHGNGPQVGMINNAFDIANKNESKSPILDFPECGSMSQGYIGYHLQQAIDNELKLRKIDKQTATIVTQTLVDKNDPAFLKPTKPIGSFMSEDEAKKMAKENNWNVAEDAGRGWRRVIASPKPIDIVEKQAVLQLVNNSFIVIAGGGGGIPVYQENDKLVGIAAVIDKDFAAAKIAEIIGAESLIILTAVDKVMINYKKENEQALDQLTLDKAQEYIDQNQFASGSMLPKIQAVMSFVKKTNGKPAYIGSLEQAEKVLQNLSGTKFVK from the coding sequence ATGTCAAAAATTGTAATTGCAATTGGTGGAAATGCTTTAGGTAATTCACCAAGCGAACAATTAGAAATTGTTAAAAAAACAGCTAAGTCATTAGTTGATTTTATTCAACAGGGAAATGATATTGTAATTGTTCATGGTAATGGTCCTCAAGTTGGAATGATTAATAATGCTTTTGATATTGCTAATAAAAATGAATCAAAATCTCCAATTTTAGATTTTCCTGAATGTGGGTCTATGAGTCAAGGTTATATTGGATATCACTTACAACAAGCTATTGATAATGAGTTAAAACTAAGAAAAATAGATAAACAAACAGCTACAATTGTTACTCAAACTCTAGTTGATAAAAATGATCCAGCATTTTTAAAACCAACTAAACCAATTGGTTCTTTTATGAGTGAAGATGAAGCTAAAAAAATGGCTAAAGAAAATAATTGAAATGTTGCTGAAGATGCAGGTCGTGGTTGAAGAAGAGTAATTGCCTCACCAAAACCTATTGATATTGTTGAAAAACAAGCAGTTTTACAATTAGTAAATAATTCATTTATTGTTATTGCTGGAGGTGGTGGTGGAATTCCAGTTTATCAAGAAAATGATAAATTAGTAGGAATTGCTGCTGTTATTGACAAAGATTTTGCCGCTGCAAAAATAGCTGAAATTATTGGTGCAGAAAGTTTGATTATTTTAACAGCTGTTGATAAAGTGATGATTAATTATAAAAAAGAAAATGAACAAGCTTTAGATCAGCTAACTTTAGATAAAGCTCAAGAATATATTGATCAAAATCAATTTGCATCAGGTTCAATGCTTCCAAAAATTCAAGCTGTAATGTCATTTGTTAAAAAGACAAACGGTAAACCAGCTTATATTGGTTCATTAGAACAAGCTGAAAAAGTTTTACAAAATTTAAGTGGAACTAAATTTGTTAAATAA
- the aguA gene encoding agmatine deiminase, producing MSKKMNSTPKKDGFWMPGEWEKHDQCWMIWPERSDNWRLGAKPAQRVFANVANAIAKYEKVTMLVSHQQFENARNLLDQNVRVIECSNDDSWMRDVGPTIVKNKDGEIRGVDWVFNAWGGFKGGLYFPWDKDDAIARKVCEISNIDYYRTDFVLEGGSIHTDGDGTLYTTEECLLNENRNPDLSKEQIEENLKEYCGVEKVIWLPLGVYNDETNGHVDNLLHVVSPGHVVLTWTDDTTDPQYERSKLAYDILTNTLDAKGRKIKVTKLHQPGPLFITKEEAEGIDVCDTMSREPEQRMPASYANFYIANNAIILPIFGDKYDDLAVKTLQSVYPNHKIETVMAREILLGGGNIHCITQQQPTTK from the coding sequence ATGAGCAAAAAAATGAATTCAACTCCTAAAAAAGATGGTTTTTGAATGCCAGGTGAATGAGAAAAACATGATCAATGTTGAATGATTTGACCAGAACGTTCTGATAATTGAAGACTTGGTGCAAAACCAGCTCAACGTGTCTTTGCAAATGTAGCTAATGCTATTGCAAAATATGAAAAAGTAACAATGCTAGTTTCTCATCAACAGTTTGAAAATGCTCGCAACCTTTTAGATCAAAATGTTAGAGTAATTGAATGTTCAAATGATGATTCTTGAATGAGAGATGTAGGACCAACTATTGTTAAAAATAAAGATGGTGAAATTCGTGGTGTTGACTGAGTCTTTAATGCTTGAGGAGGATTTAAAGGCGGATTATATTTTCCTTGAGATAAAGATGATGCTATCGCTAGAAAAGTTTGTGAAATTTCTAATATAGATTATTATAGAACTGATTTTGTTTTAGAAGGTGGAAGTATTCATACTGATGGAGATGGAACATTATATACAACTGAAGAATGTTTATTAAATGAAAACCGTAATCCAGATTTAAGTAAAGAACAAATTGAAGAAAACCTAAAAGAATATTGTGGTGTTGAAAAAGTAATTTGATTACCACTAGGAGTTTATAATGATGAAACTAATGGACATGTTGACAACTTGTTACATGTTGTTAGTCCAGGTCATGTTGTTTTAACTTGAACAGATGATACAACTGACCCTCAATATGAACGTTCTAAATTGGCTTATGATATTTTAACAAATACTTTAGATGCTAAAGGTCGTAAAATTAAAGTAACTAAATTACACCAACCAGGACCATTATTTATTACAAAAGAAGAAGCAGAAGGTATAGATGTTTGTGATACTATGTCAAGAGAACCAGAACAAAGAATGCCAGCAAGCTATGCTAATTTCTATATTGCAAATAATGCTATTATTCTACCTATTTTTGGTGATAAATATGATGATTTAGCAGTTAAAACACTTCAATCAGTTTATCCAAATCATAAAATTGAAACTGTAATGGCTCGTGAAATTCTATTAGGTGGTGGTAATATTCACTGTATTACTCAACAACAACCAACAACTAAATAA
- a CDS encoding APC family permease — protein MSKTKKGLRLFDIIAFTFSAVFVLDSFASAAAIGWQSIIYWILLAFLYFLPYGLITAELGAAYSDNGGIYTWVKNACGNKWAARSNWFYWLNVGLWMSSVYIAFSSTLSKIFFPSAPLSLWTQIGIAIGITWVTVLVGLLNFKYTKWLPNFSSISKLVVTIGLIAAAITWLAQGNVVSTKIDDAEYGILPSFSKGVIFLPVIIYNLSGFELGSNTASEMKNPKRDIPLSTILAGVTIVISYIIGTIAVNVILDVKTLDVSNGIIQTIEKVFPQWLTKILGVFLLFTFFGNMITWSTGANKAIQEAASDGEFPKIFGTVLKNDSPLWATIITGSVCTVLLIIAGLLSPSGEISEIFWQLYAFSSIIFLLPYLLIFPSFIIIRYKYPDLKRPFKIPGPKWFQWVVVITPMIILCLSIILFLFGEIMVGVKTWELNSGGGYVLFALIGTVICIGIGELLIWWSSYKNKKNLVKGE, from the coding sequence ATGTCTAAAACAAAAAAAGGTCTAAGACTGTTTGACATAATTGCTTTTACATTTAGTGCAGTTTTTGTCTTAGATTCATTTGCTTCAGCAGCAGCAATTGGTTGACAATCAATAATTTATTGAATTTTATTAGCTTTCTTATACTTTTTACCTTATGGATTAATTACAGCTGAATTAGGTGCAGCATATAGTGATAATGGTGGAATTTATACATGAGTTAAAAATGCTTGTGGTAACAAGTGAGCAGCTAGAAGCAATTGATTTTATTGATTAAATGTTGGTTTATGAATGTCTTCAGTTTATATTGCATTCTCATCAACATTATCAAAAATCTTTTTTCCAAGTGCTCCATTATCATTATGAACTCAAATAGGTATAGCTATTGGTATAACTTGAGTAACTGTTTTAGTTGGATTATTAAATTTTAAATATACTAAGTGATTACCTAACTTTTCTTCTATTTCAAAACTTGTTGTAACTATTGGTTTAATTGCAGCAGCAATTACTTGATTAGCTCAAGGAAATGTAGTATCTACAAAAATAGATGATGCTGAATATGGTATTCTTCCATCATTTAGCAAAGGTGTTATATTTTTACCAGTAATTATTTATAATCTTTCTGGTTTTGAATTAGGTTCAAATACTGCAAGCGAAATGAAAAACCCTAAACGCGACATTCCATTATCAACTATTTTAGCTGGAGTGACAATTGTAATTTCTTATATCATTGGAACTATTGCAGTTAATGTAATATTAGATGTTAAAACTTTAGATGTTTCTAATGGTATTATTCAAACAATTGAAAAAGTCTTTCCACAATGGCTAACTAAAATTTTAGGTGTATTTTTACTATTTACTTTTTTTGGAAATATGATTACTTGAAGTACAGGTGCTAATAAAGCAATTCAAGAAGCAGCAAGTGATGGAGAATTTCCAAAAATCTTTGGTACAGTTTTAAAAAATGACTCTCCATTATGAGCAACTATTATTACTGGAAGTGTATGTACAGTGTTATTAATTATTGCAGGTCTATTATCTCCAAGTGGAGAAATTTCTGAAATCTTTTGACAATTATATGCATTTTCATCAATTATATTCTTGTTACCTTACTTATTAATATTTCCAAGTTTTATCATTATTAGATACAAATATCCAGATCTAAAAAGACCATTTAAAATTCCAGGACCTAAGTGATTCCAATGAGTTGTTGTAATTACTCCTATGATAATTTTATGTTTAAGTATAATCTTATTCTTATTTGGTGAAATTATGGTTGGAGTAAAAACTTGAGAATTAAATTCAGGTGGTGGATATGTATTATTTGCTTTAATTGGAACTGTGATTTGCATTGGTATTGGTGAACTATTAATATGATGATCTAGTTATAAAAATAAAAAAAACTTAGTCAAAGGAGAATAA
- the ptcA gene encoding putrescine carbamoyltransferase — protein MNKVRHFIDTQDLSKKEIFEIFRLMKMLKEARYCGAVPELLKNKTLAMIFEEPSTRTRVSFEAAMTLLGGHAQYLKPGELHLGVRESLYDTTKVLSHMCDGIMCRALKHETVLNLAKYADVPVLNGLTDYNHPTQAICDVFTMLEYMPATKNLEYEDIKFEDIKVVFIGDRTNVCSSTMHITTKLGMNFVHISPKRYQSPQEWVDIANENIKQANSGSVLVTDDLEQVKDADIVYTDLWWWVDQEDEAEERVKAFKPTYQVTPELMKKAGQQALFMHCLPASRNVEVYDEVIDSDQSIAFEQAENRLTAQMGLLVYYLYPQIDKSSNAVKDYYRGKVEAFMEHQDRSWKQRYTYNNDYAETKNKK, from the coding sequence ATGAACAAAGTTAGACATTTTATAGATACTCAAGATTTGAGTAAAAAAGAAATTTTTGAAATATTTCGATTAATGAAAATGTTAAAAGAAGCTCGTTATTGTGGCGCAGTACCTGAATTGTTAAAAAACAAAACTCTAGCCATGATATTTGAAGAACCTTCAACTAGAACTCGTGTTTCATTTGAAGCAGCTATGACACTTTTAGGAGGTCATGCTCAATATTTAAAACCAGGTGAATTACATCTTGGAGTTCGTGAAAGTTTATATGACACAACTAAAGTTTTATCACATATGTGTGATGGAATTATGTGTAGAGCTTTAAAACATGAAACAGTTTTAAACTTAGCAAAATATGCTGATGTTCCAGTTTTAAATGGTCTAACAGATTATAATCATCCAACTCAAGCAATTTGTGATGTATTTACAATGTTAGAATATATGCCAGCAACTAAAAACTTGGAATATGAAGACATTAAATTTGAAGATATTAAAGTTGTCTTTATTGGAGATAGAACTAATGTGTGTTCATCAACAATGCATATTACTACAAAGCTAGGTATGAATTTTGTACATATTTCACCAAAAAGATACCAAAGTCCACAAGAATGAGTTGATATTGCTAATGAAAATATCAAACAAGCTAATAGTGGATCTGTATTAGTAACTGATGATTTAGAACAAGTTAAAGATGCTGATATTGTTTATACTGACTTATGATGATGAGTAGATCAAGAAGATGAAGCTGAAGAAAGAGTAAAAGCCTTTAAACCAACTTATCAAGTTACTCCTGAACTAATGAAAAAAGCAGGACAACAAGCATTATTTATGCACTGTTTACCTGCTTCAAGAAATGTAGAAGTTTATGATGAAGTAATAGATTCAGATCAATCAATTGCTTTTGAACAAGCAGAAAACAGATTAACAGCTCAAATGGGTCTGTTAGTTTACTATTTATACCCACAAATTGATAAATCATCAAATGCTGTTAAAGATTATTATAGAGGTAAAGTTGAAGCTTTTATGGAACATCAAGATCGTTCATGAAAACAACGCTACACATATAATAATGATTATGCTGAAACAAAAAACAAAAAATAA
- a CDS encoding ABC transporter ATP-binding protein: MQEKIIEIKNLTKQYNNGYGIFDINLEVNKSEIYGYLGPNGAGKSTTIRHLMGYIKQSKGKALIFNKDCWKQSHKIQPSVGYLPGEINFPEQENGLSYIKFIYKLRKQNNWDYVERLIKYWEFNPNIKIKKMSKGMKQKLGLVLCLMHQPKVLILDEPTTGLDPLIKNKFIQLILKLKQNNTTIFLSSHVFEEVEKLCNKVAIIKGGKIINKLDLDKIKNTNDREYRITFKDQNIYRDEFLISATGLLATYKVPINKVNYFFNQLKSYEINLLEEVPFSLENYFLKFYKKEGETN; the protein is encoded by the coding sequence ATGCAAGAAAAAATTATAGAAATTAAAAATTTAACTAAACAATATAATAATGGTTATGGAATTTTTGATATTAACTTAGAAGTTAATAAAAGTGAAATCTATGGTTATTTAGGGCCAAATGGAGCAGGTAAATCTACAACAATTAGACACTTAATGGGATATATTAAACAAAGCAAAGGTAAAGCCTTAATTTTTAATAAAGATTGTTGAAAACAATCTCATAAGATTCAACCAAGTGTTGGTTATTTACCTGGAGAAATCAATTTTCCAGAACAAGAAAATGGTTTAAGCTATATTAAATTTATTTATAAATTAAGAAAGCAAAATAATTGAGATTATGTTGAAAGACTAATTAAGTATTGAGAATTTAATCCAAATATTAAAATAAAAAAAATGTCTAAAGGAATGAAACAAAAACTAGGTTTAGTTTTATGTTTAATGCACCAGCCAAAAGTTTTAATTTTAGATGAACCAACAACCGGACTAGATCCTTTAATTAAGAACAAGTTTATTCAATTAATTTTAAAATTAAAACAAAATAACACTACTATTTTTCTAAGCTCTCATGTTTTTGAAGAAGTTGAAAAATTATGTAATAAAGTAGCAATAATTAAAGGTGGTAAAATTATTAACAAACTAGATTTAGACAAAATTAAAAATACTAATGATAGAGAATATAGAATTACTTTTAAAGATCAAAATATTTATAGAGATGAATTTTTAATAAGTGCAACTGGTTTACTAGCAACTTATAAAGTTCCTATTAATAAAGTAAATTACTTTTTTAATCAATTGAAATCATATGAAATTAATCTACTTGAAGAAGTTCCTTTTTCATTAGAAAACTATTTTTTAAAATTTTATA